TTCGCTGAACCAGACACTGAACTCCATGTTGAAGTCCCAGGGCACCAGCGTCAGCACCAGCACCATCAGGCCGGTGAGCAGCACTTGCTCGAGGGTCACCATCAACGCCATGAGCGTGCCGGCCCGCTGCCCGGGCGGACTCAGCAGCACCTGGATGCGGGACGAGGCCTGGGCGCCGCGGCAGCCTTCCAACTGCCAGATGCCGGTCAACAGGCCCCGAAACGGGCTCAGCCGGCGCCAGGTCAACTGCCCGACCAGTCCGTTCAGGCCATAGTCCGGGAAGCGCTTGAGCAGGGTCCAGGCGTTGGGGTAGTCACCGAACAAGGCATGGCTGAAAAACGCCAGCAGCGGTCTTTCCCAGAGCGGCTTCAACCACCAGAACACCAGTACCGGCCAGAGGCTTTCCAGGCCGATGGACAGGGCGCTGAGCAGGGCGTAGGGCAGTGCCGTGAACAGCAGCCATACCAGAGTGACCTGGCGCCACCAGCGGCGGTAGAAACGGGTACCCAGATCCATGGCCTGCCAGGGAGAGCGGGGCGCCAGGCGGGCGCGCAGATTATTCAGATCCATGACGCCCCGCGAACAGCAAATAGAAGTAAAGCAGGGCCCAGCTGATGCCGCCGACGGTGTATTTGATCTGGGCGTCCAGCTCCCGGGAGGACCAGAACGCCTCGATCATCGCCGCCAGCACCAGCAGCAGGAACACGCCGTACATGACCGGCAGGGTTTCCCGTGCCGCCCGGCGCAAGGCGTCCACTCGTCGCCAGGAACCCGGCGCCACCAACGACCAGCCCAGGCGCAGCCCGGCGCCGCCGGCCAGCACGATGGCGGTCAGCTCCGGCGCCCCATGGGCAATGACGAAGGTGTAGAACGGCTGCCCGGCGCCTACCAGGGTCAGGTGGGCGGCGGCGGCGCCAAGGAAACTACCGTTGAACAGCATCACCACCAGGGAGCCGATGCCGAACAACACGCCTCCGGCGAAGGTGCGGAAGGCGATGCCGACGTTGTTGTAGATGTAGTAGCCGAACATCATCAGATCGTCGGCCCGGTTGCGGTCGCTGCTGTCGCGCAGATCCGGGTGGTACATGTTTTCCAGATCGCTGACGCCGTTGCCGTCCACCACGGTATGCACCAGTTCCGGGTCGTGCAGGATCATGGCCGCGACCAGACCGGCGGAGAGCAGGAAGGCGAGGGCGCTGATCAGATGCCAGCGCCACATGGCGCGCACCGCGCGCGGGAAGTCACCGCGCAGGAACGCCGCCAGCCTCGGCATCAACGGCGCCCGGTGACGGTAGAGTTGGCGATGGGCACGGAGCATCAGGTCGTTCAGGTAGTCCTGCAGTACCAGGCTGTAGCCCCTTTCCCGCGACAGCGCCAACTGATGGCACAGGTCCTGGTAGTCGTCGGTGAAGCGCGACAAATCCACGTTCTTGGGCCGCTGCTTCTTCTCCAGCGCCGCCAGGCCCTGTTCAAGGCGGCGCCATTGAGGCTGATAGCGCTGTTCGAACTGGCTTTGTCTCATGCCGCCCCCAGTACGTGATTGACCACCCGGCGTAACCGGGCCAGGGCGGCATCATCGTTGAGTTCCGGATAAGCCAGCCTGGCCAGTTCCCGTTGACGCTCCTCGGACAGCCGTGGGCCACGGTCATGAAAGGCCAGCAGCACCAATTGGTCGCCACGGTCCAACGGCCAATCCGGCGGCTCTCCACCGCTGTCACCGGGAGCGGGACGGGTTTGCGATGCGGGCACGTGAATCACCAGAGTGTCGGCGGCGAGATCGCCCAGCCGTTGCTGGCGGGAGGAGACCAGCATCACCACGAAGCCGGTCAGGTAGGCGAACGGGAACAGATCGGCGGTGCGTAGCAGATTGCGCACCAGCGAGCCGCTCAAGCCCACCGGAGCGCCGTTGCCGTGCACCACCGCCAGGCCCATCATCGCCTTGCCCGGCGTGCGCCCCTGCCGGAACACCTCGAACAGCACCGGGTAAAACCATTCCAGCAGGAACAACAGCAATAAATAGAGACCGGAGCCGCCACGGCCCAGCAACGTCAGGGGCGTGGCCACCACCATCAGAATCAGGCCTCGGATCATCAAATCGATGCCGTAGGCCATGCCGCGCGGTAGCGGCCCGGCCAGGGACAAGGTCAGCCGAGCGCCTTCCGGCGTATCAATGTGCAGACGTTCATCGATCAGCACGTCCACCCCGGATCACTTGCATGGCCAGTACGAACAGCACCGTGGTCAGGCTCACCTTGACGATGGCAAGGGTGCGCACCGGCGCCGGATCCAGCACCTGTATCACGTAGCCGCAAAAATAGAACAGCAACAGAAAACACAACCAGGTGAGCCCACGCTTATCGGCGCTGATCACCGCCGGCATCATCAGCAGCAACGGCAAATACAAGCCAACCCCCATGATCACCGCCGCCATCCAGGGGGCGTCCGGTGGTCCCAGCCAGAACTGATTGGCCAGACCGATCAGCAACAGCAGGGCATAGGTGAGCCGCAGCAGCAGAATCATCGGCGCCGCTCCAGTGCCCGGGCGAGTCCGCCGAGGCGATGCCCCAGCGCCCGCGCCAGAGTGATCTCGTCGTCACTGGGCTGGGTGCGGTTGTCGATGCCGGCCACATGGCTTGGGCCGTAAGGCGTGCCACCGTCGCGGGTGCGGGTCAGGGCCGCCTCGCTGTAGGGCACTCCGGCCAGCACCATGCCGTGGTGAAACAGCGGCAGCATCATCGACAACAGGGTGCTTTCCTGGCCGCCATGCTGGCTGGCGGAGGCGGTGAATACGCCGGCGGGTTTGCCGATCAAATCCCCGGACATCCACAGGTCGCTGGTCTGATCGATGAAATACTTCAGCGGTGCCGCCATATTGCCGAAGCGGGTGGGGGAGCCCAGGGCGAGCCCGGCGCAACCGCGCAGGTCGTCGAGAGTGACATAGGGCGCGCCGCTGTCCGGTACCGCCGGCGCCGTGGCCTGGTGATCGGCGGACACCGGCGGCACGGTGCGCAGACACGCCTCCATGCCACTGCTCTCCACGCCCCGCGCCACCTGGCGCGCCAGCTCCGCCACCGCGCCGGTGCGGCTGTAGTACAAGACCAGAATGTAGGCGCTCACGATTCAATCAACTCCAGCACTTTTTCCGGCGGCCGTCCGATGACCGCGCGTTTGCCGTGGACCACCACCGGCCGCTCCAGCAACTTGGGGTAGCGGACCAGGGCGGCGATGACGGTGTCGTCATCGGCCTCCGGATGCAGTCCCGCTTCTTTGTATTCCGCTTCCTTGACGCGCAGCAGATCATGGGCGCGGGCCAGTCCGAGTTGTCGGACCAGAGCGCGCAGAGTGTTGGCATCCGGCGGGTTGTCCAGATACTTTATCACGTTCGGCTCGACGCCGTTCTCTTCCAGCAGGGCCAGCGCCTGGCGGGATTTGGAACAGCGCGGATTATGATAGATGCTGTAGTCGGCCATGGCCTCGCTCCCCTTGAGAAATAGTGGGCGGTGTCGTCCCCGTAGTCGGCGGCGCTCGCGAAAGCCCACGATTGTACGGCAGTGGATGGCGTTTGTGGGAGATTCCATGTCTCGCGGGAAGATGATAGGGGGCGCGACTTGACCTCCTGCTTTTATTTGGCGATCCAGTGAACGATGGGAAAAAAGAAACCGATGACGGACAAGGACGAGACACCGCTGATTCCCTTTCGCGTCCGTATGCAGTCGCTGGTGGCGTTCCTGCGCTTGCTGCGGCGCCAGTTCGTCGAGGACGGTTGCCTGTCCTCGGCGGCGGCGCTCACCTATACCACCTTGTTTGCCATCGTTCCGGTGATGACGGTGATGTTCACGGTGATATCGGCGCTCCCGGCGCTCAACGAACGGGGGCTGGCGATTCGTCAGTGGGCGTTTCAGTATTTCGTGCCGTCCGCCGGTGATCAGATTCTTCGCCATCTGGAAGGCTTCTCCCGGCAGGCCACCAATCTCACCGTGGTGGGCGCCCTGTTCCTGGTGGTCACCTCGGTGTTGATGTTGCGCACCATCGAGCAGTCATTGAACCGCATCTGGCGTATCGGCAAGCCGCGCAAGGGGCTGACTAGTCTGATGATGTACTGGGCGGTGCTGTCTCTGGGGCCGATACTGCTGGGCGTCGGTCTGGGTATCAGTTCCTACCTCACTTCCGTTTCCCTGGTCACCGATACCGTGGCGTATCTGGGCGGCGACCGTTTCTGGCTGCGCGCCTTGCCGGTGGTGATGACCACCGGTTTACTCTCGCTGCTGTATATCGTGGTGCCGAATACCTCGGTACCGATTCGGCAGGGGGTGCTCGGTGCTTTGCTGGCGGCCTTGGCGTTTGAACTGGCCAAGGGCGGGTTCGCGTTCTTCATCCGGCAGGTGCCCAGTTATCAGGTCATCTATGGTGCCTTTGCCATGGTGCCGGTGTTTCTGTTGTGGATTTATATTTCCTGGATCATCGTTCTCGCCGGCGCCGAGCTGGTGCGGGGCCTGGTGGTGTTCGAGGAATTTCGACGCCGGGTGCCGCGCACCCAGTCGCTGCTGCGATTGCTGTGCCTGCTGTGGACACGACAACGTAACGGGGAAGTGCTACGTCATAATGAGGTACAGCGTGTGCTGCGGGACGCCGGCGTCACCCACTGGGACGAATTCCGCAATCTGCTGGAGGATCGTGGATTGATTCGCCGCACCGACGATGGCGGTTACATGCTCAGCGGAGATTTACGTTCGTTGACCCTGGCGGATCTGCTCGCCATGTTACCCTGGACCAGCGAGCAGCAACTGAACGTCAACGCTCAGGGGCTGGAGCCCTGGGAGACGGTGCTCAAGGCACGCTGCGATCAGGCGCGCGAGGGCATGCGTGCGCCGTTGTCGTTTCCCCTGGAAACGCTGTTCGAGAATCAGTTGTCGGAAACCGGCCCCGATCCCGACCTCAGTGATGAGGGGGCCGGTCATCGAAAAGAGGATGAACGATCATGATTGCCCGTCAAGTGGTGGTGCGCGGCCGCGTTCAGGGCGTGCTTTTTCGTGCCAGCACCTGTGATGAAGCCCGCCGGTGTGGCGTGGTGGGCTGGGTCCGCAATCTCGAGGATGGAGGCGTGGAGGCCTGGCTTGAGGGTAGCGAGGAAGCGGTCAGCGCCTTGCTGGCCTGGATGCGCCGTGGCCCTGCCCGCGCGCGCGTCACCGATGTGACGCAAACTGAACGCAGCCCGAGGGGCTACGAGGACTTCGAGGTATCCTGGTGAAACAGGTTGAACTGGTGAACGGCGATCTGCGCTTTCCGGCGCTGCTGACCGGTGACGGCGAGCCGGTATTGTTGCTGCATGGCTTTCCGGATACCCATGAGAATTGGGCCGATATCATGCAGCGGCTGGCGGGCGCCGGTTATACCGCGGTGGCCCCGGCATTGCGTGGTTACGCGCCGTCCTGTCAGCCCGGCAGCGGTGACTATGCACTGACCGCCGCGCTGGAGGATCTGATGGCCTTCACCGATCAACTGGGCGGGCGTGTGCATCTGATCGGCCACGATTGGGGCGCGGTGCTGGGCTACCTGGCCTGTGCGCGCTACCCGGAAACCTTCAGCTCTTTTTCCGCGCTGGCGATACCGCCTTTGAAACGCTTGCCCCAGGCGCTGCTGCGGGTGCCGGAACAATTGGGTCTGAGCGCCTATATTCCGTTTTTCCAACTGCCGCTGGCGGCGGAAACCTGGCTCAACCGCAACGACCTGGACGGTGTCGCCACCCTGTGGCGGCGCTGGTCACCGGGTTGGGAAGCCGGCCGCTACCTGGAGCAGGCCAAGCACACCCTGGCCCAACCCGGCGTCTTGTCCGCCGCCCTGGGCTGGTACCGGCACTTGCCCCGGCTATGGCGCCGGGACCTGCGTCAGGCCAGCAAGACACTGCTGGGAGAAACCCGGGTTCCGACCCAGGTGTTGCTCGGCGAAAGCGACGGCTGCATGAGCCCGCGCCTGCTGGATCACACCATCTATCCCAGCGACTTCCCCGAAGGCCTCCACGTCAAAACCCTGGCCGACGCCGGCCACTTCCTGCACCTGCAACAACCGGACGCCGTGGCGGCGCTGTTGGTGGAGCACATTCGAAAAGAAGAGAACAAGACAGTTGACAGTTGATAGTGGACAGTTGACAGCGAAAAGACCAAGTAGTCTGATCTTTAGCCGCTGTGGGAAGCTTGCTTGCAAGCGAATGGGATTTGCTCAAGTGTTCAGCAATATTCGCTTGCAAGCAAGCTTCCCGCAGTAGCTAAGGCTCACCCGTTTTTGTTTTTCTTTTTTTCGCTGTCAACTGTCCACTATCAACTGTCAACTACCTTTTCAGTAGAGTCTTGGTTGCCCACTGCTCTTGTCAATGCACCAGCAGGCGTGGGTGCCGTCGATGGGGATGCCGCCGACCCAGCGTACTGGCGGGCGGCTGTCCAGCCAGTTGCGGTAGCCGCTGAGGACGCCGTGGCCGGCATGGGTGACATCCAGCAGGCCTTCATCCCAGGGGCGCCCGGGGGTGCGGTGATATTCCAGCAGCGCCCGCTCGCCTTCCAGCAGCGGTTTCAGGACCCAGCGAAACATTTGCGGTGACAAATAGGGGAGCGGTTCGCGTTCTTCTTGCAGGGCGTTATACACCCCTCGTATGGAAATCGGCCCGCGTTCGGCCACCAGTTGCGCTGCCAATTGCTCGCTCAGTCCCAGGCCGGTGGCCGGATCCGGCAGTTCCAGCAGATGACGGCGCAGGGCCCGACCGAGCATGGGCAGCGCCGAGGTGGTGTGCCGGGACAGGCGGTATAGCGCGTCGGGATGGTTGGCGGTCACCGCGCGCCAGGCCGCTTCGCCGAGCGACAGCTGCGCGGTACTGACCGCGCGCCGTTGCCGCCACAACCAGTTGAGAACAAAGGGCGCCAGTTGGGTGAGGCAGCGAAAACGCTTGACCCCCGGCACCGATTCCACCGCGATCAATTGCAGCGGAGCGCCGTTGGGATTATGGCTGAACTGGTGCAGCAGCCGGGCCAGAATCAGTTGGTCCTGACTGTCGTGCTGGAACCACAACACCACCCGCCGGCCCCGCGCGGCTTCCGCCAGCCGGTCTTGAATGTCTTGCTGTTCCCGCGCCACCCGTTGCCAGTCCTGTTGCCGCAGATTCGCCAGAAAACGGCTGCGCCGCTGCCGGAACAGCGGTATCGGTTCGTTACGCAGGGGGCCGAGACTGTACGGGTCCGCCAGGCTCAGTATTTCACCGACGAAGCCGGCCTTGCGCAGACGCGGGGTCAGGTCCGTGGCCCCGCACAGATGCAGAGTGGCTTCGTCGCCATCGGGGCTGAGGCCGTAGAGGGGTTGGCTGTGTTCCAGTTCGCGAATGTGGTGGCTCTGTGAGGCCCAATCCGGGAAACCCTGTTCCCGGGCAATGGCGCGCCGGGCATCGGCCAGCGTGAACGGCTGGTGTTGCGAACGGCGGCGCGCGGCCAGTCGTAACACCGCCGGGGTGTGATGGCGGCGGGCGCCGCGCAGCAGATTGCGGGCGCGGCGTTCCTGTCTTTCCAGCGTCAGATGGCCGTGAACAAAAGGGCTGGGTGGAGCGGGTACTGCAGAAGACATGTCATGGTCCCTGGACATTC
This sequence is a window from Alloalcanivorax dieselolei B5. Protein-coding genes within it:
- a CDS encoding alpha/beta fold hydrolase translates to MKQVELVNGDLRFPALLTGDGEPVLLLHGFPDTHENWADIMQRLAGAGYTAVAPALRGYAPSCQPGSGDYALTAALEDLMAFTDQLGGRVHLIGHDWGAVLGYLACARYPETFSSFSALAIPPLKRLPQALLRVPEQLGLSAYIPFFQLPLAAETWLNRNDLDGVATLWRRWSPGWEAGRYLEQAKHTLAQPGVLSAALGWYRHLPRLWRRDLRQASKTLLGETRVPTQVLLGESDGCMSPRLLDHTIYPSDFPEGLHVKTLADAGHFLHLQQPDAVAALLVEHIRKEENKTVDS
- a CDS encoding DUF1835 domain-containing protein encodes the protein MSSAVPAPPSPFVHGHLTLERQERRARNLLRGARRHHTPAVLRLAARRRSQHQPFTLADARRAIAREQGFPDWASQSHHIRELEHSQPLYGLSPDGDEATLHLCGATDLTPRLRKAGFVGEILSLADPYSLGPLRNEPIPLFRQRRSRFLANLRQQDWQRVAREQQDIQDRLAEAARGRRVVLWFQHDSQDQLILARLLHQFSHNPNGAPLQLIAVESVPGVKRFRCLTQLAPFVLNWLWRQRRAVSTAQLSLGEAAWRAVTANHPDALYRLSRHTTSALPMLGRALRRHLLELPDPATGLGLSEQLAAQLVAERGPISIRGVYNALQEEREPLPYLSPQMFRWVLKPLLEGERALLEYHRTPGRPWDEGLLDVTHAGHGVLSGYRNWLDSRPPVRWVGGIPIDGTHACWCIDKSSGQPRLY
- the wrbA gene encoding NAD(P)H:quinone oxidoreductase encodes the protein MSAYILVLYYSRTGAVAELARQVARGVESSGMEACLRTVPPVSADHQATAPAVPDSGAPYVTLDDLRGCAGLALGSPTRFGNMAAPLKYFIDQTSDLWMSGDLIGKPAGVFTASASQHGGQESTLLSMMLPLFHHGMVLAGVPYSEAALTRTRDGGTPYGPSHVAGIDNRTQPSDDEITLARALGHRLGGLARALERRR
- a CDS encoding RDD family protein; the encoded protein is MLIDERLHIDTPEGARLTLSLAGPLPRGMAYGIDLMIRGLILMVVATPLTLLGRGGSGLYLLLLFLLEWFYPVLFEVFRQGRTPGKAMMGLAVVHGNGAPVGLSGSLVRNLLRTADLFPFAYLTGFVVMLVSSRQQRLGDLAADTLVIHVPASQTRPAPGDSGGEPPDWPLDRGDQLVLLAFHDRGPRLSEERQRELARLAYPELNDDAALARLRRVVNHVLGAA
- the arsC gene encoding arsenate reductase (glutaredoxin) (This arsenate reductase requires both glutathione and glutaredoxin to convert arsenate to arsenite, after which the efflux transporter formed by ArsA and ArsB can extrude the arsenite from the cell, providing resistance.), with protein sequence MADYSIYHNPRCSKSRQALALLEENGVEPNVIKYLDNPPDANTLRALVRQLGLARAHDLLRVKEAEYKEAGLHPEADDDTVIAALVRYPKLLERPVVVHGKRAVIGRPPEKVLELIES
- a CDS encoding DUF2069 domain-containing protein, translated to MILLLRLTYALLLLIGLANQFWLGPPDAPWMAAVIMGVGLYLPLLLMMPAVISADKRGLTWLCFLLLFYFCGYVIQVLDPAPVRTLAIVKVSLTTVLFVLAMQVIRGGRADR
- a CDS encoding stage II sporulation protein M; translation: MRQSQFEQRYQPQWRRLEQGLAALEKKQRPKNVDLSRFTDDYQDLCHQLALSRERGYSLVLQDYLNDLMLRAHRQLYRHRAPLMPRLAAFLRGDFPRAVRAMWRWHLISALAFLLSAGLVAAMILHDPELVHTVVDGNGVSDLENMYHPDLRDSSDRNRADDLMMFGYYIYNNVGIAFRTFAGGVLFGIGSLVVMLFNGSFLGAAAAHLTLVGAGQPFYTFVIAHGAPELTAIVLAGGAGLRLGWSLVAPGSWRRVDALRRAARETLPVMYGVFLLLVLAAMIEAFWSSRELDAQIKYTVGGISWALLYFYLLFAGRHGSE
- a CDS encoding YihY family inner membrane protein; amino-acid sequence: MTDKDETPLIPFRVRMQSLVAFLRLLRRQFVEDGCLSSAAALTYTTLFAIVPVMTVMFTVISALPALNERGLAIRQWAFQYFVPSAGDQILRHLEGFSRQATNLTVVGALFLVVTSVLMLRTIEQSLNRIWRIGKPRKGLTSLMMYWAVLSLGPILLGVGLGISSYLTSVSLVTDTVAYLGGDRFWLRALPVVMTTGLLSLLYIVVPNTSVPIRQGVLGALLAALAFELAKGGFAFFIRQVPSYQVIYGAFAMVPVFLLWIYISWIIVLAGAELVRGLVVFEEFRRRVPRTQSLLRLLCLLWTRQRNGEVLRHNEVQRVLRDAGVTHWDEFRNLLEDRGLIRRTDDGGYMLSGDLRSLTLADLLAMLPWTSEQQLNVNAQGLEPWETVLKARCDQAREGMRAPLSFPLETLFENQLSETGPDPDLSDEGAGHRKEDERS
- a CDS encoding acylphosphatase, coding for MIARQVVVRGRVQGVLFRASTCDEARRCGVVGWVRNLEDGGVEAWLEGSEEAVSALLAWMRRGPARARVTDVTQTERSPRGYEDFEVSW